GCCTCTCGGTCAATGACGCCTTCGTCATGGACGCCTGGGGCAAGTCGCAGAACACGGGCGACAAGATCGTGATGCTCGCCGACGGCAATGGCGATTTCTCGAAGGCCGTCGGCCTGACGATGGACGGCACCGGCTACGGCATGGGCCTGCGCGCCTCGCGCTACGCCATGCTGGTCGACAACGGCACCGTCAAGGCGCTGAACGTCGAAGCGCCCGGTGCGTTCGAAGTCTCGAGCGCGGAAGCGGTGCTGAAGCTGCTGTAGACGGGATTTTGTCCCTTCCCCCGGCACGAAGGTTAGGAAGGGGGCTGCGCGATATCGGATAGCGAGCAGCCCCCTCCCTCGCCCTCCCCCGCGAAGCGGGGGAGGGGATATGATTTCAGAACATCATTCCTTCCTTCACCGCCCTGATCGCGTCGCGCGCGAGCTGGTCGGCGCGTTCGTTCTCGGGGTGGCCGGAATGGCCGCGGACCCATTCCCACTGAATCTGGTGGGGCGCCACCGCGGCTTCGAGGCGCTGCCAGAGATCGACATTCTTGACCGGCTTCTTGTCGGCGGTTTTCCAGCCGTTCTTCTTCCAGCCGTTGATCCAGCGCGTGATGCCGTCCTTCACATAGGTGCTGTCGGTCGAGAGCGTCACCGCGCAGGGACGGCGCAGGCTCTCGAGCCCCATGATCGCCGCCATCAGCTCCATGCGGTTGTTGGTGGTGGCACTCTCGCCGCCCGACAATTCCTTCTCGGTCTCGCCATAGCGCAGCACGGCGCCCCAGCCGCCGGGGCCCGGATTGCCGCTGCAGGCGCCGTCGGTGAAGATCTCGACGCGGGACTTGGTCTTCTCCTTCGGCGCCGCTTCTTCCTTGGGCTTCTTCGCCGCTGCCTTGGCGCTCACGGCTCGAGCCCGTAGGCGCCGGGGCCGCGCAGGCCCGCATGGAAGCGCAGCTTGTCCAGATATTCGCGCGGATCCTTCGGCTTGACGAAGGCGCCGGGCGGATGATTGAGCCAGTCATAGAGCCGCGTCAGCAGGAAGCGCAGCGCGCTGCCGCGCGCCAGCATCGGCAGCGCGTCGAGCTCTTCCTTCGAGACCGCCCTCGTCTTGCGATAGGCCGCGATCAGCATCCGCGCCTTGGTCACGTTGAAGGAACCGTCGGTCTCGAAACACCAGGCATTGAGGCAGACTGCGAGGTCATAGGCATAGGCGTCGTTGCAGGCGAAATAGAAATCGATGATCCCGGAGAGCCGGTCGCCCAGAAAGAACACATTGTCGGGGAAGAGATCGGCATGGATCACGCCCGCCGGCAGATGCTTCGGCCAATGCGCCTCGAAGCCTTCGATCTCGCAGCGGATCTCTTCGGCGAGCCCCGGGCTGACCTCGTCGGCGCGATCCTTGGTCGCTTCGTAGAGCCGCCGCCAGCCCACGACCGAGAGGTCGTTGGCGCGGCGCAGGCTGTAATCGGTGCCGGCCAGATGCATCTGCGCGAGCGCCGTGCCGAGCAGCTGGCAATGGCGCGCCAGGGGGCGGCGCGGCCACATGCCGTCGAGGAAGGTCACGATCGCGGCCGGGCGCTTGCAGAGCTCGCCCAGGGCCTCGCCGTCCCGCGCCTTGACCGGGGTGGGGCAGGCGATGCCGCGCGCCGCCAGATGCTCCATCAGGCCGATGAAGAAGGGCAGGTCCTCGCGCCGGACCCGCTTCTCATAGAGCGTCAGGATGAAGCTGGCGCGTTCGGTCGTGAGGAGGAAATTGCTGTTCTCGACGCCCTCGGCGATCCCCTTGCAGGAGACCGGACGCCCGATGTCGTAGCGGGCGACGAAGGCTTCGAGTTCCTCGTCGGGGACTTCGGTATAGACCGCCATGGGTTCGGGGACCGGCGACGAAAGGGTTGCTGCCGCCGGCGCCGATCAGGCGCCGGCCATGGCGGGGGAACGGCGCGGGAGGCTCGAATCGGGGCCGGCGGCGCGGGCGATTTCGGACGGTATCATGGCAGGCCCTCACATCCGGTAACGAGCGGAAAAAACAAGCCGATCCGGGCCTTGTGCATCGCGGGGGCGTTCATTAAAGTCGCCCGACGAACCAGCGCGGTGGCGGCGAAAATTATGCCAGCACGCCACTCCTTGGGAAGGGGAACATGACGGAACCGATTCCAGCGCAGAAATCGCCCTATGCGGTCGCTGTCACGGCTGGAAAGAAGTATTTCTGGTGTGCCTGTGGGCGCTCCAAAAGCCAGCCATTCTGCGACGGCTCGCACAAGGGCACCGGCCTCGCGCCGGTCGCTTGGGAAGCGCAGGCCACCAAACAGGTCTTCTTCTGCGGCTGCAAATCGACCCAGATGAAGCCACTCTGCGACGGAACACATAATGCTCTTTAGGCGGATTGCGGCCGCCCTCGCCTTGTCGGGGATCATGGCGCTGGGACTGGCGGCTTGCGGCTCCGCGGACAATCCGGGGCCGCCGCCTCCCTGTCCGCGCATCGTCACGGTCAGCGACGCCGCGCATCTGACGCGCTTCCAGGGACCGGGCCGCGACGTCAAGGACGTCCAGTTCGAAGCCCAGATCGGCGAGCTCCGCTCGAGCTGCGTCTATATCGTCGAGCCCGACAACAAGACCCGCATCGAGACCACGCTGCAGGTGCAGACGATCGCGTCGCGCGGGCCCGCCATGACGGCCAAGAGCGCGCAGTTCCAGTATTTCGTCGCCATCGCCAAGATCGGCGCCGGCCCGCTGGCGCGCCAGGCCTTCGATGTCGAGATCGATCTCGAAGGCAACGCCGTGCGAGCCCAATCGGTCGACGAGTTGACGCAGACGATTCCGCTGGTATCCGGCGAGAACGGCGACAACTACGCCATCTATGTCGGCATCGTGCTCACGCCGGAGGAACTCAAGTTCAATCGCGCCGACAGCTCGAGCACGATCGTCGCGCCGGCCTCGCCCTGAGCGAAGGAATCGCCGCGCGTCGCGGAAGCTCTTCGCTGTCGCAATACAATCCGGCCTGAAACAACCGCGCTCGAGCCTCTCGAGCGCGGTTCTGTTTTCGCGCTTGACCCGATCCGGGGCGGGGAGGATGCTTGCGCCCGGTCAGACTACCGCTTGCGGGAGAGACCGCCCCGGACGATCGCGCGCAGCACCATCACGAAGTCGCACGCGAACGATCGGGAACGGCGCCGAAGGAGCAACCGCCCCGGAAACTCTCAGGCAAAAGGACCGCAAGCGGGACGAGAACTCTGGAAAGCAGA
The nucleotide sequence above comes from Hypericibacter terrae. Encoded proteins:
- a CDS encoding CDGSH iron-sulfur domain-containing protein; the protein is MTEPIPAQKSPYAVAVTAGKKYFWCACGRSKSQPFCDGSHKGTGLAPVAWEAQATKQVFFCGCKSTQMKPLCDGTHNAL
- a CDS encoding homoserine kinase, with product MAVYTEVPDEELEAFVARYDIGRPVSCKGIAEGVENSNFLLTTERASFILTLYEKRVRREDLPFFIGLMEHLAARGIACPTPVKARDGEALGELCKRPAAIVTFLDGMWPRRPLARHCQLLGTALAQMHLAGTDYSLRRANDLSVVGWRRLYEATKDRADEVSPGLAEEIRCEIEGFEAHWPKHLPAGVIHADLFPDNVFFLGDRLSGIIDFYFACNDAYAYDLAVCLNAWCFETDGSFNVTKARMLIAAYRKTRAVSKEELDALPMLARGSALRFLLTRLYDWLNHPPGAFVKPKDPREYLDKLRFHAGLRGPGAYGLEP
- the rnhA gene encoding ribonuclease HI, encoding MSAKAAAKKPKEEAAPKEKTKSRVEIFTDGACSGNPGPGGWGAVLRYGETEKELSGGESATTNNRMELMAAIMGLESLRRPCAVTLSTDSTYVKDGITRWINGWKKNGWKTADKKPVKNVDLWQRLEAAVAPHQIQWEWVRGHSGHPENERADQLARDAIRAVKEGMMF
- a CDS encoding peroxiredoxin — translated: MAIKVGDKIPAVELKTMASDGMKTVSTDELFKGKKVVLFALPGAFTPTCSAKHLPGFVQHAEKIKAKGVDTIACLSVNDAFVMDAWGKSQNTGDKIVMLADGNGDFSKAVGLTMDGTGYGMGLRASRYAMLVDNGTVKALNVEAPGAFEVSSAEAVLKLL